The Aspergillus luchuensis IFO 4308 DNA, chromosome 6, nearly complete sequence genome segment CTGCCCTCTTCGTCGGGGAAAATCGCATTCACGCTCCGGTCGGAGTTGGCGGAAGCAACAGCCAagttgatgttgaagggtGGTCATGACAGAGAGATCGTGCTGTTGACTGCGTCGGAGCCTGTTTCTGTGCAGGATATAGTGGATGTTATTAATGAGACGACTGACCGGGAGGTGAAGATCGAGGTAGTCGATCCGGAGACGTATGTACGACTGAACGCGGAGAATGATTTCGGGGGCAAAGCGGAGGGGTTCTTCCGGCAGTTGGTGGGGTGGTTTGAGAGTATTGAGAATGGCGAGGCTGGGTTTACGGATGGGTTGATGggggaggtgttggagagagagCCGGTGACGCCGAGGGAGGCGGTTAGGGGATTGTTGGAACGGGAGAGGGATTATACGTGGCATCAGAATTATAGCAagtagtcagtcagtctttTGTATTCTTGTTGTATATAATGAGGTGGCTAAGTTGGCAATGAATGCTTTTATGCTTTTATTATAGGTGGTGATATCACTTCCTCACACGCGATTGTCTTCCTCTCGATCGTGTTGGGGATACCCTGTGTGCGTGTCGCGATACACGGTCGCTTCTCCGtcaccctctttctctatgacatcttcctcgtcggctCCCCAGGTTGCTTCGCGCATGAATGGACTGCGTCGGCGGATCTCGGGTCCCTTCCATACTAACACTACTGGCACTACTGACAGTGCTAGCCCGATGAACCCCAGCAATGACCCGGCCCAGCCGTACCCCAGGTTCTGGAACAGCTGGTAACTCGCCAGCGGCAGGAACGCGCCAAAGGAGTTTCGTCCCAGAGATGCCGCGGACAGAGCTGATGCAGCGTACTTCTCGTACGCATCAGTCAAGTAATTGACCACTGCCATGTAAATACTGTAGATGCCAATACCGGTGCACCCGATGCCGAGAGTTGGTACGATCCAAGGCACAGAAGGAGTACTGGACCAGCCGTACCAGAACAGCCCGCCTGCAAACATCAAGCTGCCAATGATACTAGTATACAACCGAGCCTCCGGAATAGGTTTTCCCGGCTTCTCTGTGTTGCGTTTCGCCGACTTCAGATACAGCATGTCCTGTAGAGGATTGACGAGAGTGCCAATCAGCGCACCCACGGAGATGGCCAGCTGAATGGTCCCAGTTTGCAAAGTATTCATGCCGTAGTTGGCGGAGAAGGTCTGCACGACgctgctgaagaagagatacaAGATGCCCCAGGCGAAGGAGATCCAGAGAGTGAAGAAGGCAACGACAGGCTCGGTGAGGAGCATGCGTGTAGGCTGTTCGAAGGAGATCTGCATCAGACGCCATACGCTGGTGTTGTCTAGCTCGGCTTCAGCGTAGATGGGACGCTGCTTTTCTTTGCGGAGCTTCTTGGCCCGACGGGTAAGGATCACGTCTGCGCGGGTTTCGTACAAAATGAACCAGAAGATAGGAAGGAGGCCCGTTAGGTAGATGATTTGAATGTAGAAGATCCAGCGCCACGGGGCAGTTTTGTGGATGGCTACGATGGCGGATCCGATGAATGGCCCCAGGGCAATTCCAACCACACTGGTAAATCCGAAGAGGGACATGGGGAGACTCCGCGCCTTGTCTCCGTACCAGACATCGCTGATGCTACCGCCGACGATGTTGATGGATACGGAggaagcaccaccaccgaagaaCCGCGTTACTACGAGAGTAGCGTAGTTTTGGGCGAAGGCGGAGGGGAACAgcgagatgatgaggatgatgtagGCGACAAAATAGCCGGGCATGCGACCGGAGGATTCAGTCAGGGGCACGAATATGAGAGGCCAAAAGGCTGCTCCCATGTTCCAAGATGTCGTGGCCCAGTAAAGGTTTGGAAATGGCGTGTTTTGGACATGGAATCGTTCTTCCATCCAGTTGTTGCCGGAGCCGTAGGAACCGGCCGGGATACCAGTGAGGATGGAGCTATACCTGTTAGCATTGCACCTTTGAAAGCAAGGCTAAGAGGACATACATGAAACAAACAGTAACCGTGAGAAGCCATTTGTAGGAAGTGCTCCAATTGAACCTAGTTCTGTTAGACTAGTGTCCTAACAACTGCATACTTCACGCACGGATTGTCCGGATCATCCTTGCCATTCCAGGTATGGATCTCAAGGTCCTCCCTGTCACGCAGATCGTTGTGGCTAACTACCCCGACATGGGGGTCCCGGCGAAAGAACGATCGTACCCTGCAACGTCAGAATCAGTGGCTGTATGGACAGGGTCTGCTTGGCAATGATTGGCAGACTAACCGTCCCAGAAACGAATCATCGAATTCATTGGTGTGCACCGTGCTAGCGCGGCGCAGCGACGGGCGTGGCTCCTCGACAGGGGTGGACATGACTATCTCTAACTTGATCCCTTGCAAGGTCTCTGCTTGACAGATGCAGAAATGAAGTTGAGTAAAATAGGGTGCAGAGACCCTGCAGAACCTGCATCGGCCGGCGGCAACATGTCGTCATGACCGACCCGGCCCGAGCAACGTCCACGAAACTCGGAACACCAGGGGAATCCGACGCTTTGAGTGGTCAATTCATGTCTATCCACATCTGCGTTGGAGTGGATgaaaggtggaggagagctgATTGCCAAATTCTATTAGGGCTTGGAATGAACCAACCGGTTTCGGTCATGACATCATCACAGCCGATGACTTCATCACTTCCGAACGAGCATATAAAGTTGTGCCTGTTGTCGTATctcgacaacatcaacaacaacaatcatctACTGCATTTAACAAAGTTATTTCTACCTCAATCAACATGCCTATCCCCGTTCCCTCCGCCTCCAGCGTCCACGACCTCTTCAGCCTGAAGGGCAAGGTCGTCGTCATTACCGGCGCTTCCGGCCCTCGCGGCATGGGTATTGAAGCCGCGCGTGGCTGCGCCGAAATGGGTGCCAACATCGCCCTCACCTACTCTTCTCGTCCTCAGGGTGGTGAGAAGAACGCCGAAGAACTTCGCAACACCTACGGtgtcaaggccaaggcctACCAGTGCAACGTCGGCGACTGGAACAGCGTCAAGAAGCTCGTGGACGACGTGCTGGCCGAGTTTGGCCAGATTGACGCCTTCATTGCCAACGCTGGCAAGACAGCCAGCAGTGGTATCCTCGATGGCTCCGTTGAGGACTGGGAAGAAGTCATCCAGACGGATCTGACGGGTACCTTCCACTGCGCCAAGGCGGTGGGTCCGCACTTCAAGCAGCGCGGAACCggcagcttcatcatcacctccagCATGTCGGGTCACATTGCCAACTTCCCCCAGGAGCAGACTTCGTACAACGTTGCCAAGGCAGGCTGCATCCACATGGCCCGGTCATTGGCCAACGAGTGGAGGGACTTTGCCCGCGTGAACAGCATCTCCCAGGGTTACATCGACACGGGATTGTCAGACtttgtggagaagaagactcAGGATCTGTGGATGTCAATGATTCCCATGGGCCGGAACGGCGATgccaaggagctgaagggTGCATATGTCTATCTCGCCAGTGATGCCAGCACATACACGACGGGTGCCGATTTGATCATTGACGGAGGATACACCGTGCGGTAAATTGACCGCGGTCGGAGAGAAAAATAATGTTTATGACATGTATGTAATGAATATGAATGTTCAATAGTCTCAATTTCTTGGGTATTTTGTGTATCTTCTCGTATGGCTCAAACAACCTGGCATGGCCAGCCAGGGTGGTGTAGCTCTCAGATTATGGATACAACTGCGTCAGTGTGGATCTTTGGCTCGGACTCGGAGGGGCTGTGGGGTTACAAGAACAAATAGCCACTCGTCTCTGCGGATCTCCACGGAACGCCTTTTTCCTGAAGATTCAATCTGGGCCTGGTCTCAGACTGATTTGGTGAGGGGTTTCTGCATCCGTTCGAACCTTATAATCGTGAGACGAGCTCCAGAAGCCTGGAGCTTTACGCTGTGGCTGGTTCTTTGTTCTCCCCGGAGCATCCCAAGTATGTTCATTCCCATCTCACGCTGCCACTTGCACAGCCAAGATAGACGGATCGGGAGGAGACATGGTAGGGAATGATGAAGGTGACATGGAACTGAAATTGAAGTTGGCGAAGTTGAAGTCCAAACCCGTCAAACAGAAACAAACTGGGCAACACCACATCCGGTCAGGTGACCTATCTACACTGAACAATAGCTGGAAAGAAGCAAGGGATGCATATAAAACATGTCCAATTTAAACTAACTTCGAAAGCTATGTGATCCTCAATCAAGCATGTCATAATCATCAGTCATTACCGTCAACTCTTGCCCACCTTCGCATCGGCCACCTCCTCTggatcatccaccacctctgcCAGATGCATCCGCGGCAATGTCCTTGCTAGACGCGGTGGGTCAAACACGCTCTTCGACTGCAGGAAGATTTcgtcaatctcctccagcgACCGACCATTCGTctctgggaagaagaagtacacGGTCGGCACGATCACTGCGTTCAACACCGCGAAGATGATGTAGTATTGGTATCCGATCGTATCGAAGCCCACCGGGGTCACTTCGGCtaggaggaagttgaaggtcCACACGGCAGCTGTTGAAACCGCACTGATGGCCGCTCGCAGCTGCAGTGGTGCGACCTCTGTCGCGTACAGGAAGGTCAACCCCGAGTATCCCACGGTGAAGATGAACTCGAACACGAAAAGGAACACCACCGCTACGACCAGCGCTGCGGTATCATCAGATCGAGACGTTGTTCCGGCTAGGATAGCCATTGAGGCGGACATGCCCACGGCACTCCACAGCATCAGAACTCGCCGACCGAGCCGATCAATTGTGAAGAAAGCGAGAAATCCGCCCAATGGCTGAGTGAGGCACATGGCGGCAGCCAGAATGCGTGATGGTATGGCATCCAGGCCTAGATATTGTTGGAAAATGGTTGTTGCGTAAAATGTGATGAGATTGATTCCGCACATCTGCTGGAACATCTGGCCTGCTGCAGCCAGCACCGTCCGATGGAAGAGTCGCTGTTCGCCCATGCTCAGCATGTCCTTCCACGATCCAGATCCCGAGAGTGCCAGCGACCGTTCAATGTCGCGCATAGCCAGGGTGATGCTTTCGTCGTTTGGGTCGACATCTGCCAGCGCAGCCAGGATTTCACGGGCCTCCTCGGTTCGATTTCGCTTTATCAGCCACCGGGGTGACTCTGGGAAGAATATGATGAaggccatcaccatcagcgACAGGACGATCTGGAAGGCGAGCGGGAACCGCCACGACACGGAGTTACCCGTGACGAAGTAGAATCCGAAATCAATCCACAGCGATATTGTAATGCCCGCCCCAATGAAGATACCGTCTGTCACTACATGGGCGCCACGCTTGCCCGCTTGCGAGATCTCGGCCTGCCACACGGGCACGGTTGCAACATAACCGCCGGTTCCCAGTCCAAGCACAACACGTGCCACGATGAATTGAGCCAGTCCGAAAGACGTGGCCATCAGCAAGGCCCCAATTATCGATATGGCTGAGGTGATAAAGATCACCTTTTTCCGGCCGAGGAGATCGCCGAGGTAGATGCATGATAGTGATCCGAAAATGCCGCCGACGGTGTACAGAGCGACCACCGTACCTGTGGAATGTTAGAATGGGAGCATTTATGAGTAGCGATCAGAGTGCCTACCCTGAATGGTGGAGTTGTAGTGCTGCTGGGCCCCAGTGGTGGTCAAAGTGTTCATCTGGGGAAATGTCTCCGCAAACGACTCCAGCGTGAGGAGACCCCCCGTCACTCCCTGGTTGTACCCATAGCACACAAAGGCCGGGCAGACGACCAGCCAGATGATGGCGCGATTCAAAAGAGCGCCGCGTAGGCCGAAGTATGGTTGCATGGCTAAGACATGCAGTAGAAGATTCTATGCAACGATCGCGACATCAGCCAGGATGTCCCCGCATGTAATGATCAATTGGACTTGGCTCACGCCGTTGAACCCTGGTCTCCGGTGCGGACATTTTATAAAAAGGCGTCCAAGCATTTGCATATGGGTCGGCCATCGGCGGCGCCCGTCTGTCGCGTGGACTTGGGCATTTCGGACTAGAATAGGATTCCTGTAACCGAAGCAGTGCCAAAGTCAAAGGATCGCAAGAGAGCAGGCATCGATCGCCAAGCTGGCAGGCGTGTGTCTTCCCCGCTGGACAATTTGAGATCGTCGTTGGACTTTTCTCCACCTGCCGGCTGCCCTTCCATCGGATCCGGCcgatggggttgttggacCTCGGGTCAACAGCCAGTCGGGAGTCACTGGGCCGCCAAGACACCCCCAGAAGCCTCATTGAATTTGGTAATGGCCAGCGTGggagataaatagataaagaGACGCTGGTGGTGCCCCATAATTGAGATAACAATGCTTttgatgttgctgttgtccGATATCGCAAGAAAGAGCTGGGAGTGAAGCAGCTAGGAGCATCCCGATCGTGTCTAATTAGGCGATGTAAGCAGAACGCAACTCATATCTCAATCAGTAACGGTGCAGCATGTTTGTCAATCATCCCAAATCCGTGACAGCGAAGCTTAGGCAATTGCAGCCCACGTCTGGCTTGGCCAACGCAATCTGCATTGAGATCCGCGAACGGCACGGATATGATGCCCTGTTCAAACAAGTTAGCTGCTTTTCGACCACTGAGCGTCTGTACGGATGACTGACTGAACCTTCTTGCCCCGACCTCGGCTATTTTGAGAATATCGCCAGGTTCCGACTAGCGTGCATGCCAATCGCCAGGTCTTTTGAGATGTCTGTCTGACATAGGATGCCAGGATGGGGGTGCCtcaaaatataagatatcaGGGGCTGTCTTTATCTCCAGCTTTGTATGGCCATTCCGTATCAGTTTGAAGATATAGCTCAAGGCTGTTATTGGTGCTCTGATAACAATTCCGCCTAACGGGATAAGGAAACCTCCGTCCTGTGCAAAGGGCGATACGGGATCGTCAACGGACGGCATGTGTGATAGACATCGCGGAGAAAGTCAATCCCACGCGATTGGTCATGGTTTCTTGACAACTTGGTTTGTCTGGTTGAAATATCGCATGTAGCACATGAGGGGTTCTAAATCTTTGGGTCAAGTGACCAAAGTTGAGTCGCCGTCAGCTTAGGTGTGTTGTGCTGGCAGGTTTGATGCCAAGAGTGCGTTCCTGGACCAAAGGAAGTGGGGTAAACGGGGAAGGGAGATAGAGTGTAGAGGTAAATATAAATGGCGTAAGTCTCATTTATAGTAGTTGGTCATGGGATTGCACGCGACCGATGGCATTGCGTCGCGGTCATTGCTTTGCAGCAGTCCATGTGCCAGGAGGCTCGATATCAGTGACCACCAGTCCTGATTTGGTAGTCATCTGCCGACTCTGAGGTATTGACGGCGGTATTCCTATTATAGCATTAGCGGCCTGCAGGCTTAGAAGAATCCCTAGGCATTGGCTTGGGTTTGAGGCTGATTTCCTCTCCGTGGAACTTGTTCAGACAAATACTTCCATCCTGATTCGGTTGTCAGTGACTCGAGAGGACAGCATTTGGAGTATGGCGGTAtgtgtatataatatatatggtATGGaagctggatatatatatattagttattagCCACTTAACAGGAGGAGTAAGCTGATATTAGGAGCAGCTCACTTACCTTGACAATAAGCTCTTAATACAATATGTATGATCAAAATGAGTAGTTTGCAAAAGATGCGAAGGGAGAATACCAAAGCAGCTGCTATAGATGACTAGTTTGTTGTAGTATAATGCCGAGACTCAAGCCATGAGCAACTCTTGAGAACTGTGGGGGAAGGTTTTGGAGCATTCACGCTGTGCTAAGATATATTGCAAAGGTACAGTGCAACACATATCAACTGGGTCCCATAGCTCAGTTGGTTAGAGCGTGACGCTAATAACGTCAAAGTCGAgggttcgagcccctctGGGACCATCTTTttggtttttgtttttcttcctgtGTGCCCCGAACATCTATCTCTGCACCGGCATGCTTGGCACATGAGTGGGGTAACTGGCTGCAAGAAGCCAAGAACAACTTTTTGTTTATGATGTCATTGCTTTGTGTTTCTGTACTCCAAATCCCTCATACCATATTATCCGAATTAATTCACCTACAATAAATCGTCGACTGTtatcaaaagaaaaatcttaaattatatatatagcgcTAACATGCATAATGTCCATTCTCACTGTTGGAAATCAGCCAGCCTCCCAATGAATAGCTAAAACAAATACCGCTAatatcttccttccttcacaCGCAACTAACATAAAGCACAATCAACCCCTTAACCCCAAGCAATGTAGTAGCCCCTACTTAATATCaatcaccttcctctcctcctccacctctccGCCAACCTTTGGCACTTGAATCGACAACACCCCATCCGTCAACTTCGCATCCACATGCTCCCGATCCACCTTGGCCGGGAAACTAAACGAGCGACGGAACTCTCCCATCGTGCGCTCCGAGAACCACCAgttcccatcctcaccctccgtACTGCGCACACTGCGACCCCTGACGTTCATCGTGCTAGGATCAGTGAACTCAATCGTGACGTCTTCTTTCTTGACGCCGGGGAGGTCGCCATCCAGGATATACGCGTCTTTTGTTTCGCGGAGGTCAAAGCGCGGGGAGTTTGCGAATAGAGAATCTGTAGCGGTGGATGTCGTGAGATAGTTGTCTAGGTCTGTGAAGGCGCgcaggagggaggggacGGGACGGGGGTGGTGTGGCAGGAGGGACATTGCtcttggtgttgttgtttgtagATTTCGTAAATGGTGGATTGGGTATCTGGTGATGGTTGGGGTTGTTCTGAGGAGGTGGGTGGTTTGTTTGAGCATTGTTGGTGTCTTTGCTGCgatggttgttgctgctttgGCGATGGTCTGTCTTATTTGTACATTATTGTATGCGGTGGAACGTGCAAACTGGAATGGCGTGGTCGGGGGAAATGCTGTCATTTGTACGCGGGTGGCTCGCGCGGGGTCTTTTCGGATAGAAACTCCTAGAGAGAGCATGCGCCTTCCTTTGATTTCTGACATGCATCAAGAGATGGGTCTTGGATATGGGTCCCAAACTAAGTGGAAATCCGGGGATGCGTGGGGTTGGAGGTTAAGGTGGTTTTGGAGGGTGCGGTTCCATGGGTGAGGTTTACCGCGCCTGGATATCTATGCCGGGTGGCATGATGGTAGGGCTTGTGACTGTCGTATCCAGAAGATTCTGGTGCGAGACAGTGAACAAGTGGATATTTCCAAGAGTCATAGGATGTACGTGGAGTGGATATTAGTTaggaaagatggaggaggtacAGCGCCGAACACAACGTCAAATCAACCAATCCTCATCGCCGCCTCCGCCAAACTCACACTGCCCAATTCTTGATTTCGGATTACACTGACCAGATAGTTCACCCCATAGTCTGACGCCGCATGCACTACCACATTTTCACCAAATCCACAATCTCGTTCCCCCTCTCCGGCCTCCACATACGCCGCATAACTGCCCTTCAGAATGCCATCTTTCTCCGACAACAAGACTCCCTTCGCGTACTCCCTTGCTTGCATGTAATCCGTAAATGTGCCCTGCACTATCACCTCCCGCACTGTGCTTTCCCCCTCGATGGCATCATATTCTACATTCGCCTGCACGACGTAAAATAGCGGGATAGAGATGCGGCCATCGTCGAGATCGGTGGTGAGCTGGAGCTTGTTCTGTGTGGTATCGATACGGACGCGGAAGGTGGTGCCGTCTGGCGCAACGGCGTAAATGGCGAGTCCTGTGCGATCGGGCAGGTTCTCTTGTTCGAAAATGTGGGCGCTGGTTTCATAGGTTGGAAAGAAGTCACGCTCGTAGCCGGCGTCGTAGAGACAGCTGTGCGCCGCGGCTTTGGCGGCGAGTAGACTGGTGTAAGTTCCAGGGATACGGAGGATTTCGACGAGATTATTGGGGTTTTTGTTGAGGCGAGTGATGGTTAAGAGGACGTGATAGAGGTGTTCGGGGATTTTGGGAGGCATTCTGAGATCTTTGGCTGTTGAAAGGTGCAGTATTGAGAAATTAATCAAATAGTTATAGTTGGTTTGAGATGTAGGGACCACAGAGGGTCGAACATCATTCCTGGGCCTGTCATGCTTTTAGATTATTTGGAGAGGCCTAGACGTGGCTATAGAAAGTCTAATTAGCGTGGCATGTCTAGCTGCTGATATCGGagatcttcctccatctgcCTGAGACGAGGATCTTATCATGTGGCCTGACTGTTCTGCATGCTGTAAATGCCCAGCAATAGGCTCCTGCTACATTGACAGCTGGAAATCAGCGCGTCACTATGACCAGCCTGGCTTACTGCCATGATTAGTGGGATCAGAAACCAAAAGTTTATTTGTGATGCTCCCCTGGAAGCACAAGGCAGAAGGTACCCGGCTGGCTTTATTTCATGGTCGGCCCATGCTCCACCCCCCCAGAAAACCCTCTCCCCCCgcatttcctccttcctctttcttccaaacATTCTCGTGAGATTTCTCTGACTTCGGCATTCTTTCGGCCGCAAGACCATGTCCCTCGGGCCTGTTATATTGATGGACCTCCCTATGGAACGATATATCCCTCGCTCTCATCCCCTTGAAGACACCCTAAGCAATTCGTACTATACAGGGTAGACATCCCAGAAGGGGAGCGATCATCAAAAACAATGGCAGAGTCAGGCGCAGAACAGACTCCATATCCAGAACCAGGAGAACCTCCAGTTCCCGACAAAGCTCTTCAACTCCAAATTCTTCTCATCTTGTGCCTGAGCGTGTACATAATCACTGCGATCTGGTATAATTCCAGCTTCTACCTCGCTCCTCCTATCTGATAGAAGCTGTACTAAAATTGGATAACATGGTGCTATAGTCTTCTTCTGAAATCTTACTGTATTGCCTATGGCACTCTCGACTTCACCTCTACGCCTGCCACAACCCCGGACCATACAGCCGCATGGAATTCTCTCCAGCGTCTGAAATCCCTGAACCGCGTCGCGCCCCTCAAGCGTTATGATTCGTGGTATACCTCCACTGTTTGTCATGAACGGAGTCCGTTATTAAGTAGGGATTGGGAAAGTAGCATCTGGTTGGTCCATTCTTCGCATTCAATTCCTGACTATTGTTGTGATTGGACGTGACTCTATTCAAGCAGACACTAACAGATATCATGTTTGTAATTATAGTGCAATATGCCTCGAAACTGTGAACAAAGCAGATGTCATACATGCGTTGCCCTGTAAGCATGTCTTTCATCGACAGTGCCTTGAGACCTGGTTTCTCGAGTATCACAATGCGTGTCCCGTTTGCTGGCGGGTGTTTTTCGCTTGACCCTGACCGAGCACTGGCTGTGATCATGGAATTTGCTTGATGGACTGACCACAGGTTGGTTGACCTGTATCGTATCATATATTGTCGGTCGTGTGCATAGGCATCATGGTGTATTTGCATTCAGTTATAGTAGCTGAACTGGGTAAAGCACTGTATGGAACCAGTCGCAGCACAAAATGAATCTATCATGCAAAGGTATTTTTTAAATCAAGTTAGTCGAGTCCAGGTATACTCGTAGCTACCTCCAAGACCTAGAAACTAACTACCCCTGTTGAAGAGCCGATGATAGGAAGTCTCACGCAGGCGATAATATGTAAGCAATGTATGTCTTATTGAAAAGACAACGTGACCTTGGCTCTCAATCCTCACTTCTCCCGCTTttactcctccacccccttcgaGAACTACATCTCACCCAGCGCGCCCTTTGCTCTCAACAGCGTCGTTTACTTTTACCTGGTGACTATTTACCACCCTAAAACatatgatgagatgatggaagacGCGGTGCTCGCGCTCTACGCGGACAGCAACTGATTACTGCCATTTCGCGAAGGTTGTTAGTCCGCATGTACGGTTCGTTTGGCGCTTGTATGGTGGTAAGATTCCTAACTCTTCATAATGCCCAGATAACCGCTTATCAAAGCCAATGTAAATAGGACAATACTCTTCCCGCTCCTAGGACGATGACGGACGGCTGTATTATTTCGATGCCAGGAGGATCTCCTGTTG includes the following:
- a CDS encoding putative MFS multidrug transporter (COG:G;~EggNog:ENOG410PFSN;~InterPro:IPR020846,IPR011701,IPR036259;~PFAM:PF07690;~TransMembrane:12 (i78-99o119-140i147-166o178-199i211-233o239-262i316-335o355-377i398-417o423-446i458-479o491-512i);~go_function: GO:0022857 - transmembrane transporter activity [Evidence IEA];~go_process: GO:0055085 - transmembrane transport [Evidence IEA]); translated protein: MSTPVEEPRPSLRRASTVHTNEFDDSFLGRVRSFFRRDPHVGVVSHNDLRDREDLEIHTWNGKDDPDNPFNWSTSYKWLLTVTVCFISILTGIPAGSYGSGNNWMEERFHVQNTPFPNLYWATTSWNMGAAFWPLIFVPLTESSGRMPGYFVAYIILIISLFPSAFAQNYATLVVTRFFGGGASSVSINIVGGSISDVWYGDKARSLPMSLFGFTSVVGIALGPFIGSAIVAIHKTAPWRWIFYIQIIYLTGLLPIFWFILYETRADVILTRRAKKLRKEKQRPIYAEAELDNTSVWRLMQISFEQPTRMLLTEPVVAFFTLWISFAWGILYLFFSSVVQTFSANYGMNTLQTGTIQLAISVGALIGTLVNPLQDMLYLKSAKRNTEKPGKPIPEARLYTSIIGSLMFAGGLFWYGWSSTPSVPWIVPTLGIGCTGIGIYSIYMAVVNYLTDAYEKYAASALSAASLGRNSFGAFLPLASYQLFQNLGYGWAGSLLGFIGLALSVVPVVLVWKGPEIRRRSPFMREATWGADEEDVIEKEGDGEATVYRDTHTGYPQHDREEDNRV
- the LXR1 gene encoding SDR family oxidoreductase (COG:Q;~EggNog:ENOG410Q88T;~InterPro:IPR036291,IPR002347;~PFAM:PF08659,PF00106,PF13561;~go_process: GO:0055114 - oxidation-reduction process [Evidence IEA]) — translated: MPIPVPSASSVHDLFSLKGKVVVITGASGPRGMGIEAARGCAEMGANIALTYSSRPQGGEKNAEELRNTYGVKAKAYQCNVGDWNSVKKLVDDVLAEFGQIDAFIANAGKTASSGILDGSVEDWEEVIQTDLTGTFHCAKAVGPHFKQRGTGSFIITSSMSGHIANFPQEQTSYNVAKAGCIHMARSLANEWRDFARVNSISQGYIDTGLSDFVEKKTQDLWMSMIPMGRNGDAKELKGAYVYLASDASTYTTGADLIIDGGYTVR
- a CDS encoding putative MFS sugar transporter (COG:G;~EggNog:ENOG410PGYF;~InterPro:IPR005829,IPR005828,IPR003663,IPR036259, IPR020846;~PFAM:PF00083,PF07690;~TransMembrane:12 (i39-59o100-119i126-145o151-173i185-208o220-237i300-323o343-363i370-391o397-423i435-453o465-486i);~go_component: GO:0016020 - membrane [Evidence IEA];~go_component: GO:0016021 - integral component of membrane [Evidence IEA];~go_function: GO:0022857 - transmembrane transporter activity [Evidence IEA];~go_process: GO:0055085 - transmembrane transport [Evidence IEA]) gives rise to the protein MQMLGRLFIKCPHRRPGFNGNLLLHVLAMQPYFGLRGALLNRAIIWLVVCPAFVCYGYNQGVTGGLLTLESFAETFPQMNTLTTTGAQQHYNSTIQGTVVALYTVGGIFGSLSCIYLGDLLGRKKVIFITSAISIIGALLMATSFGLAQFIVARVVLGLGTGGYVATVPVWQAEISQAGKRGAHVVTDGIFIGAGITISLWIDFGFYFVTGNSVSWRFPLAFQIVLSLMVMAFIIFFPESPRWLIKRNRTEEAREILAALADVDPNDESITLAMRDIERSLALSGSGSWKDMLSMGEQRLFHRTVLAAAGQMFQQMCGINLITFYATTIFQQYLGLDAIPSRILAAAMCLTQPLGGFLAFFTIDRLGRRVLMLWSAVGMSASMAILAGTTSRSDDTAALVVAVVFLFVFEFIFTVGYSGLTFLYATEVAPLQLRAAISAVSTAAVWTFNFLLAEVTPVGFDTIGYQYYIIFAVLNAVIVPTVYFFFPETNGRSLEEIDEIFLQSKSVFDPPRLARTLPRMHLAEVVDDPEEVADAKVGKS
- a CDS encoding Hsp20/alpha crystallin family protein (COG:O;~EggNog:ENOG410PQI6;~InterPro:IPR008978,IPR002068;~PFAM:PF00011,PF17886), which produces MSEIKGRRMLSLGVSIRKDPARATRVQMTAFPPTTPFQFARSTAYNNVQIRQTIAKAATTIAAKTPTMLKQTTHLLRTTPTITRYPIHHLRNLQTTTPRAMSLLPHHPRPVPSLLRAFTDLDNYLTTSTATDSLFANSPRFDLRETKDAYILDGDLPGVKKEDVTIEFTDPSTMNVRGRSVRSTEGEDGNWWFSERTMGEFRRSFSFPAKVDREHVDAKLTDGVLSIQVPKVGGEVEEERKVIDIK
- a CDS encoding uncharacterized protein (COG:S;~EggNog:ENOG410PYBH), which gives rise to MPPKIPEHLYHVLLTITRLNKNPNNLVEILRIPGTYTSLLAAKAAAHSCLYDAGYERDFFPTYETSAHIFEQENLPDRTGLAIYAVAPDGTTFRVRIDTTQNKLQLTTDLDDGRISIPLFYVVQANVEYDAIEGESTVREVIVQGTFTDYMQAREYAKGVLLSEKDGILKGSYAAYVEAGEGERDCGFGENVVVHAASDYGVNYLVSVIRNQELGSVSLAEAAMRIG